The Brachyspira hyodysenteriae ATCC 27164 sequence ATGAAAGAGCATAAATACTAACATACCAGAACCATTTTCTACTACAACATTTGAAAGTGCTTTCCAATCAGTAAAAGGCAATGATATTACAGCTATACTTATTAATGCATATAAAGTAACGGTGAGAGTATTATAATTTTTTATTATAGCAAGTTTAGAAAATATACTGTAGAGCCCGTAGAAAAAAGCACCCATAAAACCTATAAATATACCAAAATATGTCCACTTCATAGTTTCATTAGTTTCAAGTACTCCGCTTGCGAAGAAACATCCTAGTAATGCTAGTATCATACAAATAATTTTTTTTACTGTTATCTTTTCTTTGAAAAATATATTAGCAAATATCAAAACAAATATAGGAGATAAACTCAAAAGTACCGCAGATAAAGATAATGATAATTGCTTTACAGCCTCATTATAACAAATATTAAGTCCTAATATTCCAAGTATGCCAGCTGAAACGAATATCCATAAATCTTTTAATTTTATTTTTATTAAAGACCTGTCATATAAAAATACGCATATAAAAAATATTATGCTTGCTACGATAACTCTTGAAGAAACAACAGTAAAACTATTAATATTCAATTCCATAAGTCTTCTTATAAATATTCCGCCGCCTCCCCAAAATATACCGGATAATATAGGAAGAATAGGTATAAACTTTTTCATAATGAAATAAGACTCCATAATATAATAATTCAGAATTTGAATAAATATTATATACTAAAAATAATTTTTTTTAATATAGAATTTCTAAATATTTTTTATAGTTAATTGTTTTTTATTAATTCCTTATATTCTAAAAATGTAAAGTTTAAAAATAATGTGATTAAAAAACATTGGATATATTTATAAAATTAAGAATAGTAATTTATATATGATAATTTTTATTATAAATAAAGAAAAATCGTTAAAAAAATAAACCGCTTTTGTGGGATGAACAAAGCGGCTTATTACAAATATAGTTATTGGGGGGTAGTCCAATCAACTAAATATATTATCGGCCGCTTGGCAATTAACTTTAGTATTTTTATAAAAAAATATTAAATATTGATTTTTTTTTATTACTTGTTATCATAGCAATATTAATTCACAATTAAGGAGCAGAATATGAAATCAAAAAATAATGTATCAAGAGAAAGTTTTACATTCAAACAAAATGAAAACGTAAAAAAACAAGTATCAAATATTATATCAAATTTCAATAATGTAAATAAAAATCAAAATTCAAATACTAAAAAAGATAAGTAAAAATGGATTTTTCATCTTTAATAACTGTTATAATATTTATTTTACCTGGATTTATTATTATAACTGTTAAAAATTTATACAGTTATGTAAAAAAAATAAATACTTTTTCAAAAATACTTCAATCATTAATTGCTACAATTTGTATATGGTATATTATTATAATATTATCTAATTATAATAGCAATTTAAACAATATTTTTAATATATTATTAAAATTAGAAAAAACTAACTTTTTAGAATATAAGTTCCAAATTTTTACTTTTTTTATTATAGTTTATTTAGTATCTTTTATATTAGGATTAGTAATAGGATATTTGCTTCATAGATTAAAATTTATAGAAAAATTATATAATAAAATATATTATAAAATCTTTTCAAAAAAACCTACTAAACATATTTTTGAACATATATTTTATGAAGCTAGTTTAGATAAAAATAAGAATATATATGTATTCATAAAAACTATAAGCGGAGAATATATTTTTGGATTTGTAAAAGAAGCAAGTGATAATATAGATGATAGAAGTATATGTATATATGATGTGCATCAAATTAGAAATAAACAATTAATAGAAACACTATACAAAGAAAATAATTTTATTTATATAAAAGAAAATTCAATAGAATATATTTATATATTAAATGATATTTCAGATTTAGAAAAAATATGCAATTATTTAATTAACAAATAAAAATAATTACTTATTCATAAAAATAATATAAAAAACCGTTAGCATTCAAATTATAAATACTAACGGTGATTTTATACATAAGTAAATATTTTTTAAGTCTAATATATTAAGCAAGTGCTTTTTTAGCTACTTCAACTACAGCTTCAAATGCTTTATAATCATCAATAGCTAAATTAGATAAAGCTTTTCTGTCAATAATAACATTAGCTTTTTTAAGTCCGTTAATGAACTTGCTGTAGGATATACCTAAAGGTCTGCAAGCTGCATTGATTCTTAAAGTCCATAAACGTCTCATCATTCTTTTTTTCTGTCTTCTATCACGATAAGCGTATTTTAAGCCTCTTATTACAGCTTCTTTAGCTTGTTTCATTTGCTTACTATGAGAACCATAGTAACCTTTAGCCATATTTAATATTTTTTTAACTTTTTTCTTTCTTACTACACCGCTAACTGCTCTCATTCTAGTCTCCTTTATTATCTGCCGTAAGGCATTAATCTTGGCATTTCTAACATATTAGTATCATCTGCTATTCTAGCTTTACGATACTTTCTTTTAGTGTCAGGTCTTTTGCTTAAGAATTTGTGGCTACCAAATGCATGAGCAAATTTTACTTTACCAGTCTTAGAAAATCTAAAACGTTTTTTTGCACCGCTTTTTGTTTTTAATTTTTGTTTCATAAACTAATATCCTTTTAATTATATTTACTGTATGCTCAAACTATATGTATGATAAGTACATATAGGTAGTGGGCTTTTATTAAAAATAGCTACTATGCTTCAATTTTATAATTAAAGCAATAATTATTATCCTTCATTAGTTTCAGAAGATTCCTTTTTATTAGCAGAACCTTCAGAATCCGTTTTCTTAACTTTTACTGGGTTAAGTACTGCAGATAAATTCTTACCTTCTAATTTAGCAGGCTTTTCTGTAGCAGCTTCATTCTCTAAATCTTGTATAATCTTATTGATAAGGTCATAGCCGAATTCAGTATGAGCCATTTCCCTACCCCTAAACATTATAGTAATCTTAACCTTATTGCCTTCATCTAAGAATTCACGAATATGCTTCATTTTAAAGTTGTAATCATGTATGCTTATCTGAGGACGCATCTTGATTTCTTTAAGCTGAACTGACTTTTGCTTTTTCTTAGCTTCTTTACTCTTCTTCTGAATATCAAATTTATACTTACCATAATTGATAATCTTACAAACAGGAGGTTCTGCTGTAGGAGCTATCTCCACTAAATCTGAACCTTCACTTTTTGCCAATGCAAGAGCATCTTTAATACTCATTACACCAAGACTCCCTCTCTCATCATGCACAACTCTAACTTCTGGTGCAGTAATAAATTGATTAATTCTCTCTCCTTCTTTTTTTACTGTTGCCATTATTTATCTACCTCATTTAGTAGTAAATATAGAATCATTCATTCTCTCCTTAGATTCTTTTTTGAGTTTTTCTATGAACTCATTTAAATCCATATCTTTAATTTCTTGTGAAGAACGTGTTCTAATAGATAATTTTCCGCTAGAAACTTCTTCTGCTCCTATTATAACTGTATATGGAGTTCTTTGCAAGCGATATTTTTTAATCTTAGTACCTAAATTATCATTAGACTCATCAACTTCTACTCTGAATCCTGCATCTTTCAACGCCTTAGCTACTTCATTAGTTCTATCAATTTGAGGCTTTTCATTAAGTACATTAACTACAGCTACTTGTAAAGGTGATAACCATAATGGGAATTTACCATTATAGTGTTCAACTAATATACCTATAAAACGTTCCATAGAACCAAGTATAGCTCTGTGAAGCATTACAGGAGTATGTTTTTTACCGTCTTTACCTTCATAGCTAATCTCAAATCTCATAGGAAGTGAGAAGTCAACTTGTAAAGTACCGCATTGCCAGTTTCTGTCAAGAACATCTTTAATATTAAAGTCTATCTTAGGACCATAGAAAGCTCCGTCACCTTCATTAATTTTATAGCTTATCTTTAATTTGTCTAAAGCATTGATTAATGATTTAGTAGCAAGCTCCCAAATCTCATCGCTTCCGATAGATTTTGCTGGTCTAGTAGAAACAAATATTTCAAAGTTCTCAAAACCAAAGTCTTTATATACAGATAAATAGTATTCAATAGTATTAATAATCTCGTCGCCTAACTGTTCTTCAGTACAGAATATATGAGCATCATCTTGAGTGAAAGCTCTTACTCTGAAAAGTCCATGCAAAGCTCCTGAAAGCTCATGTCTATGAACGAAACCTAATTCAGCAACTCTTAAAGGCAAATCTCTATAACTATGTATATTAGAATTATAAACAATCAAGCCTCCTGGGCAGTTCATTGGTTTTACAGCATATTTAGTTTCATCAATTTCTGTAAAATACATGTTTTCTTTATAGTTATCCCAGTGTCCGCTTCTATGCCATAATTCTTCATTAAGTATAGCAGGAGTTTTTATTTCAACATATCCGCGTTTATCATTTTCATTTCTTATATATGATTCAACTGCTTTATAAATAATCATTCCTCTAGGATGCCAGAAAGGAAAACCAGGACCTTCATCATGGAAACTGAATAAATTCAACTCCTTACCTAATTTTCTGTGATCTCTTTCCTTAGCTTCTTTGAGTTTTTTAAGATATTTATCTAATGATTCTTTACTTTCAAAAGCTGTACCATATATACGGGAAAGCATTTTATTATTAGAATCCCCTCTCCAATAGCTTCCTGCAACAGACATAAGCTTATATGCTTTTAAATAACCTGTTGAAGGAACATGAGGTCCTCTGCAAAGGTCTATAAAATCACCTTGCTCATAGAAAGATACTGTATCAGCATCTATACCTTCTATAATTTCAACTTTATAAGGTTCATTAGCTTTCTTGAAATATTCTATAGCCTCATTTTTATTCATTACTTTTCTTACTACAGGGATATTTTCTTTGATGATTTTTTTCATTTCATCTTCGATTTTTGGTAAATCTTCTTCAGTGAAAGGCTTTTCAGCATCAAAGTCATAGTAAAAACCGTCTTTGATAGCAGGTCCTATAGTAACTTGAGTATTAGGATAAAGTCTTCTAACAGCCTGAGCCATTAAGTGGCTTGTAGAGTGTCTTAATATTTCAAGTCCGTCATCTGAGGTGGTTAGTATCAATTCTAAATCGCCGTCTGTTTCAGGCGTATATGTAAGGTCAACTTGTGTTCCATTAAATTTAGCTGCTACTGCATCTTTGGAATCTTTTTTAGCATTTTGTTTAAGGAAGTCTAATAAAGACTCTCCGTTGGACAAATCATAAGACTGTCCTAAATAATTAATTTTTGACATTATAACACCTCTTGAATTGATACTTTACTATTTATATTAAAAAAATAATACAAATAGTTAAACTATTATAACATATTTATTCTTAATAGTCAATGAATTTTATATGATTTTTAATTCATAATAATTAAACATTAAATATTACAAATAATGTTGACTTTAATAACTTAATTAATATACTAAATTAATGCATTTAATATATAGATAAATATTAAAATATTATAATTAAATGTTTGTTTATATGAAACTATATAATTTTATATAGATTAAATAATATATAATATATTAGGAGATTTAATAATATGTTTAACAGTTTAAAAGTAAGAATGCCATTAATAATTATATCAACTATAACTGTTATGATAATAGGACTGTTATTAACATTAATAAATCTCTTTTCAAAATCAATTACAAATGTAGCTATAAATGGTTTTGAAAATATATCTGACAGATACGCTAAAAGTTTAGATAACTGGTTCGCTGACACTAAAAGCAATATAAAAATGTATTCTAGAAATAAAGCAATAATTAATTATTTATCTAATACAACAGAATAAAATAAAAATATAGCATACGATGAATTATTATATGAATTTGACATGGTAAAAGATGCATATAATAGCTTCAATATTTTAGATTTAAATGGAAACACATTAATATCAATAAATAACTCTAATATAAATATGAAAGAAGATAATGCATGGAATAATTTAAAAAATAGAAACTATGATTTTGCAATAACAGAAAATATACTTATGAATGATTCTTCTGTACCTTATATGATAATATATTCAGGAATAAAAAATGATAAGGAAATACTATTGGAGTTTTTGCTATATCACTTAAATGGGATTAAAATAACTTTGAAAATGTTGTAAATATAGGAGAATCTGCAAGACTATTTTTAATGAATGATGATAATAAATTAATAGCTCATAAGGATCCTTTAAGAATTGGAAAAGAAGGTTCAGAAGAGATGAGCAAAAAAAACAGAGGAGATGTCAGTAGAGGAAGCATTAGATATAAAAGCTTAACAACAGGAACAAAAACTGTAGCAGCATTCAATAACCTATCTGAAGTGCCTTTTACATCAGCAATAAGCGTAAACGAATCTGAATTTAATTCTCCTATAAAAACTATAACACTTATATCAATAATCACTACAATTATAATATTAATTATAACATCTGTGATAATAGTATATTACATTACCACTAGGATAACTAATGTATTGAAAGAGTTATCCCATTCTATTGTAGATTTTAGTTTAGGTAATTTATCATCAGAAATGCCTTCTTGGATATTTTCAAAGAAATACAGTAATAATGAAATAGGAAAGATGTCTAATGATTTTTATAATATGCAGAAAAAACTTATAGATATTTTAAAAAGTATAAATAATATATCAGCTGCAATATCTGATAAATCTTCATCTATTTATAAAGAAAATGAATATCTATTAAAAAGAGTTGAAGAAGAAGCAGCAAATCTGGAAGAGACTGCATCATCTATGGAAGAGTTCGCATCAGGAATCAAAAATTCAACTCAAAGATCATCAGATGTATCAAATATAATGGAAGAAGTACAGGTATCTTTAGAATATGCCGCAGGTATTGTTAATGAAACTGCATCAAACATAGAAATAGTTAATGAGTCAAGCGCTAAAATAAAAAATATTACAAAGATGATAGAAAATATATCTTTTCAAACAAATATACTTGCATTAAATGCTGCTGTTGAAGCCGCTCGTGCAGGAGAACAGGGAAAAGGTTTTGCAGTTGTTGCTTCCGAAGTAAGAAATTTAGCACAGAATGCTCAAACATCTGTTAAAGAAATAACTGACTTAATAGATGATTCTGTAGAAAAAATAAATAAAGCTACAGATTCTGTAAGAGAATCAAGAGAAATATTTTCTCAATTAGAAGAAAAAATAAGAAATACAGTAAAACTTATATTAGATATCACTTCAACTATGCAGGAGCAAAGTATAGGAGTTGAGCAAGTTAATAAAGCAATTTACAATATGGATATTAACACTCAAAAAAATGCTTCATTAGCAAATGAAACTTCAAATTTATCTAGTGAATTACTTAATAAATCTGAAGAATTAAATGAACAAATTAGCTTCTTTAAATTTTAATTTATATATATAAAAAGTTACTATTTTTATTGAAAATTTATTATTTTTACTATATTATAATTAAGTACTTTTTATAATCTTAAAAAAGAATAAGGAGAAAAATATGGTTAAATTCTCAGACTTAGGTCTTGTTAATAGTAGAGAACTTTTTAAAAAAGCTATAGGCGGAGGTTATGCTATACCTGCATTTAACTTCAATAATATGGAACAACTTCAAGCTATAGTACAAGCATGTGTAGAAACTAAAAGCCCTGTTATAATTCAGGTTTCTTCAGGCGCTAGAAAATATGCTAATCAAACATTATTAAGATATATGGCTCAAGGTGCTGTTGAATATGCTAAAGAATTAGGTGTTAATGTACCTATAGTTTTACACTTGGATCATGGCGACAGTTTAGAACTTTGCAAAAGCTGTATTGAATATGGTTTTTCTTCTGTTATGATAGATGGAAGCCATTATGATTATGATAAAAACGTTGAATTAACTAGAAGCGTTGTTGAATATGCTCATAAATATGATGTTACTGTTGAAGGTGAATTAGGAGTACTTGCTGGTGTTGAAGATGATGTTGTAGCTGAACATCATACTTATACTCAGCCTGAAGAAGTAGAAGATTTCGTTAAAAAAACAGGAGTTGACTCTCTTGCTATTTCTATAGGTACTAGCCATGGTGCTTATAAATTCAAACCTGGTCAAAATCCTCAAATAAGATTAGACATTCTTAAAGAAATCGAGAAAAAAATTCCCGGATTCCCTATCGTACTTCACGGTTCTTCAAGCGTACCTCAAGAGTATGTTAAAATGATCAATGAAAACGGCGGTAAATTAGATGATGCTATAGGTATTCCAGAAGAGCAATTAAGAGAAGCTTCTAAGAGTGCAGTTTGTAAAATCAACATCGACAGCGACTCAAGACTTGCTATGACTGCTGCTATTAGAAAAGTATTCCATGATGATCCTAAAGAATTCGATCCTAGAAAATATTTAGGACCTGCTCGTGATGAAATGAAAAAACTTTATATGCATAAAATAATTAATGTATTAGGTTCAAACGGCAAAATATAATAAAAATTAAAGGAGATATTACTGTGGGAAAACAACATAGAAAAGTAGTTAAACGCAAAAGAGCATTAAGAAGAATCAAAAGACAAAAAGATGCTCTAAATGCTAAAACTAAATAATCATTGAAAACAAATATTTAAGGGCATGAGTTAATTCTTATGCCCTTAATTTTTTAACTAATCAAAATAAAATATCTTAATAATCAATAGGAAACAATATGAAAAAATATATATTAATATTATTATTCTCTATAATAGTATCATGTGCAAAACCAATAGAAAAGTCGCCTCTTGCTCTTCAAACTGATTTCGGAAGAAAAGATAATGCAGTTGCTAGTATGTACGGAGTTGCTTTAACAGTAGATAAAGATTTAAAAGTTTATGACCTTACTCATGAGATACCTGCTTTTAATATTTGGGAGGCTGCTTTAAGACTCGATCAAACTGCTAGATATTGGCCTGAAGGTACTGTATTTGTAAATGTTGTAGATCCGGGAGTTGGTACTGATAGAAAATCTGTTGTTATGAAAACTACTAACAATTACTATTTTGTAACTCCTGATAATGGAGCTTTGACTTTTGTAGCTGAAAGTTTAGGCATAGAAGAAGTAAGAGAAATTGATGAAGCTGTAAACAGATTAACTAACTCTCAGGAATCATATACTTTTCATGGAAGAGATGTTTATGTATATACCGGTGCAAGATTAGCTTCAAAGCAAATAACTTTTGAACAGGTTGGAAAATCTTTAGGTACTAATATTACTAAAATAGAATATCAAAAAGCAAAATTTGAAAACGGAAAATTCTCTGCTAATATTCCAATACTTGATGTACAGTATGGAAATGTATGGTCATCACTTCCTCGTCAATTAATGCTAGATAATGGTGTACAGGTTGGAGATATTTTGAATGTTTCTATATACAATCAAGGAAATTTAGTATGGAATGGAGATGTCAAACTTGTTAATACTTTCGGAGATGTACCTGAAGGCGATAATATGGCTTATTTCAATTCAGAGCTTAATTTCTCTGTTGCTGTAAATATTGGTAATTTCTCTGATAAGTACAAAGTTTACAGCGGTCCTGAATGGAGTATGGAAATAATAAAAAAGTAATATATTATAAAAAAGCTAAATATAAAATTGTTAGTATCGCTAAGTTTATCATATATAATACAAAGCTAGCTAACAATTTTTATTAGCAATAATAAAAATAATAGATTTTAAATATTAGAAAGCTAAGTATAAAAATTGTGAGCGTCTGCTAAGTTTACTTGGCAAACACTAGCGAGCGAACAATTTTTATTAGCAATAATAGGAACGACTATGGCAAGAAGAAAAAAGAAAAAATCATCTCCTTTATTTATATTATTCATTTTATTAATAGCAGCAGGATACTATTATTATAATGATATATACAATAAAAAAGAAATATCAAAAACAGAAAAGCCCAAAAAAGAAACTATTACAAGATACAATAGAGATGATTGGGGAGATTGGGCTGATGAAGATAATGACGGACTTAATACAAGGCATGAGGTATTAGCAAGAGCATCATTAGTAAAACCTGTAATATCTAATAACAGAGTAATATCAGGAAAATGGTATGATAAGTTTACAGGAAAATATTTTACTAATGCAAAAGATTTAGATATAGATCATTTAGTGCCTTTAAAAAATGCACATATCAGCGGTGC is a genomic window containing:
- the thrS gene encoding threonine--tRNA ligase, translating into MSKINYLGQSYDLSNGESLLDFLKQNAKKDSKDAVAAKFNGTQVDLTYTPETDGDLELILTTSDDGLEILRHSTSHLMAQAVRRLYPNTQVTIGPAIKDGFYYDFDAEKPFTEEDLPKIEDEMKKIIKENIPVVRKVMNKNEAIEYFKKANEPYKVEIIEGIDADTVSFYEQGDFIDLCRGPHVPSTGYLKAYKLMSVAGSYWRGDSNNKMLSRIYGTAFESKESLDKYLKKLKEAKERDHRKLGKELNLFSFHDEGPGFPFWHPRGMIIYKAVESYIRNENDKRGYVEIKTPAILNEELWHRSGHWDNYKENMYFTEIDETKYAVKPMNCPGGLIVYNSNIHSYRDLPLRVAELGFVHRHELSGALHGLFRVRAFTQDDAHIFCTEEQLGDEIINTIEYYLSVYKDFGFENFEIFVSTRPAKSIGSDEIWELATKSLINALDKLKISYKINEGDGAFYGPKIDFNIKDVLDRNWQCGTLQVDFSLPMRFEISYEGKDGKKHTPVMLHRAILGSMERFIGILVEHYNGKFPLWLSPLQVAVVNVLNEKPQIDRTNEVAKALKDAGFRVEVDESNDNLGTKIKKYRLQRTPYTVIIGAEEVSSGKLSIRTRSSQEIKDMDLNEFIEKLKKESKERMNDSIFTTK
- a CDS encoding SAM hydrolase/SAM-dependent halogenase family protein, which translates into the protein MKKYILILLFSIIVSCAKPIEKSPLALQTDFGRKDNAVASMYGVALTVDKDLKVYDLTHEIPAFNIWEAALRLDQTARYWPEGTVFVNVVDPGVGTDRKSVVMKTTNNYYFVTPDNGALTFVAESLGIEEVREIDEAVNRLTNSQESYTFHGRDVYVYTGARLASKQITFEQVGKSLGTNITKIEYQKAKFENGKFSANIPILDVQYGNVWSSLPRQLMLDNGVQVGDILNVSIYNQGNLVWNGDVKLVNTFGDVPEGDNMAYFNSELNFSVAVNIGNFSDKYKVYSGPEWSMEIIKK
- the rpmI gene encoding 50S ribosomal protein L35; translated protein: MKQKLKTKSGAKKRFRFSKTGKVKFAHAFGSHKFLSKRPDTKRKYRKARIADDTNMLEMPRLMPYGR
- the infC gene encoding translation initiation factor IF-3, translated to MATVKKEGERINQFITAPEVRVVHDERGSLGVMSIKDALALAKSEGSDLVEIAPTAEPPVCKIINYGKYKFDIQKKSKEAKKKQKSVQLKEIKMRPQISIHDYNFKMKHIREFLDEGNKVKITIMFRGREMAHTEFGYDLINKIIQDLENEAATEKPAKLEGKNLSAVLNPVKVKKTDSEGSANKKESSETNEG
- a CDS encoding DMT family transporter, whose translation is MKKFIPILPILSGIFWGGGGIFIRRLMELNINSFTVVSSRVIVASIIFFICVFLYDRSLIKIKLKDLWIFVSAGILGILGLNICYNEAVKQLSLSLSAVLLSLSPIFVLIFANIFFKEKITVKKIICMILALLGCFFASGVLETNETMKWTYFGIFIGFMGAFFYGLYSIFSKLAIIKNYNTLTVTLYALISIAVISLPFTDWKALSNVVVENGSGMLVFMLFHSLCTSVFPYAFFTIALGHMDAGKASILASGEPIAAMFFGIFFYHEIPTVLSVVGVLLTLTALTLLSLPEKNK
- a CDS encoding methyl-accepting chemotaxis protein, translated to MNDDNKLIAHKDPLRIGKEGSEEMSKKNRGDVSRGSIRYKSLTTGTKTVAAFNNLSEVPFTSAISVNESEFNSPIKTITLISIITTIIILIITSVIIVYYITTRITNVLKELSHSIVDFSLGNLSSEMPSWIFSKKYSNNEIGKMSNDFYNMQKKLIDILKSINNISAAISDKSSSIYKENEYLLKRVEEEAANLEETASSMEEFASGIKNSTQRSSDVSNIMEEVQVSLEYAAGIVNETASNIEIVNESSAKIKNITKMIENISFQTNILALNAAVEAARAGEQGKGFAVVASEVRNLAQNAQTSVKEITDLIDDSVEKINKATDSVRESREIFSQLEEKIRNTVKLILDITSTMQEQSIGVEQVNKAIYNMDINTQKNASLANETSNLSSELLNKSEELNEQISFFKF
- the rplT gene encoding 50S ribosomal protein L20, encoding MRAVSGVVRKKKVKKILNMAKGYYGSHSKQMKQAKEAVIRGLKYAYRDRRQKKRMMRRLWTLRINAACRPLGISYSKFINGLKKANVIIDRKALSNLAIDDYKAFEAVVEVAKKALA
- a CDS encoding class II fructose-bisphosphate aldolase, with protein sequence MVKFSDLGLVNSRELFKKAIGGGYAIPAFNFNNMEQLQAIVQACVETKSPVIIQVSSGARKYANQTLLRYMAQGAVEYAKELGVNVPIVLHLDHGDSLELCKSCIEYGFSSVMIDGSHYDYDKNVELTRSVVEYAHKYDVTVEGELGVLAGVEDDVVAEHHTYTQPEEVEDFVKKTGVDSLAISIGTSHGAYKFKPGQNPQIRLDILKEIEKKIPGFPIVLHGSSSVPQEYVKMINENGGKLDDAIGIPEEQLREASKSAVCKINIDSDSRLAMTAAIRKVFHDDPKEFDPRKYLGPARDEMKKLYMHKIINVLGSNGKI
- a CDS encoding DUF6338 family protein gives rise to the protein MDFSSLITVIIFILPGFIIITVKNLYSYVKKINTFSKILQSLIATICIWYIIIILSNYNSNLNNIFNILLKLEKTNFLEYKFQIFTFFIIVYLVSFILGLVIGYLLHRLKFIEKLYNKIYYKIFSKKPTKHIFEHIFYEASLDKNKNIYVFIKTISGEYIFGFVKEASDNIDDRSICIYDVHQIRNKQLIETLYKENNFIYIKENSIEYIYILNDISDLEKICNYLINK
- a CDS encoding GmrSD restriction endonuclease domain-containing protein, producing MARRKKKKSSPLFILFILLIAAGYYYYNDIYNKKEISKTEKPKKETITRYNRDDWGDWADEDNDGLNTRHEVLARASLVKPVISNNRVISGKWYDKFTGKYFTNAKDLDIDHLVPLKNAHISGASNWSKEKKNEYYNYMKNENHLVAVSKGANRSKGDKSPVEWLPPNEEYQCEYVREWYKIKTDWGLTIEEGFDEVSNRVCKGK